The following coding sequences lie in one Thalassoglobus polymorphus genomic window:
- a CDS encoding serine/threonine-protein kinase, with amino-acid sequence MSQRSVLLPKTIFTAALRLSSGEERETFLKEACFDAPELRCSVEKLLAAQETLDSNPLDNAVQAFSPKASLPCTISFVSPSLELDREIDISNHPLVGPYKLLELLGEGGMGTVYMAEQQYPMKRKVALKLIRAGMDSSEVISRFEAERQALAIMEHPNIAKVLDAGTTNTKRPYFVMELVRGVSITDYCEKHQLNIRERLELFITVCRAVQHAHHKGIIHRDLKPSNILVARLDGKPVVKVIDFGVAKALNQELTERTLFTQFAQMIGTPVYMSPEQAEMNLLDVDTRSDIYSLGVLLYELLTGKTPFHRASFSKLGYDGIRKILREEIPLKPSARVSTLRVNDSSTVSGSKNAESRKLRRSLKGELDLIVMTALEKDRELRYKTAIEFAEDVQRYLDGQPIIASPPTLLYRTRKFCTRYWVALTIMMMTSVGLLTGGGIAVSQMLRAISAEKEATQREKQANDLLEASRLHQMLTAFRSKNYSYIASLHLPEIEGAPVADSSSSGSLRRLLLNAGSFAPKTQYLHPAAVEDFAISPDGQSLLTACSNGGAYLWEVESGRLIRTFEPHPEPVDAVAISPDGQFVVTGGRNGEVWAWHREEKKPLKLIGTLPTGIEAVLWSPDGESLVAGARYTEFCVWDRKFREVFRSENDHRHESFLFSEDSKLLYVPTRTSIAVWDVSAAALVHSIPSESILNIRTMCWAGQNRRYLVAADRFSDQMAVIDPVERSEVAFLSTNAIYPQHLGVRSDLSRLASVYNDGQCHIYDLNSIRPGVEGRTLQKLLLASFQAHNPEYGRASVVKFRDHSEVLTSGADGKVARWSLSDGNSASVLKPPKALSGLLPSGPDQLLYFVGGSKQPLRVSTKGRGQTQIDAMSSEDILSVGNLSEQGWFPARVGDRVEVRNIHTGQVLGTIKTTFQFRNMIEISEDGTRIAVATADDQIHVWSSSNAWAESELLTKLLIIPTFGLRFADEGKTLIADHDDQFLIEWDLENDVEVKRTKVTPGNDLVVSEDNQHIAIATENGFQIWNRATSEVILSRIATNRVTSLLFCDHDRVLLTGYSDGKIFASHLPTKEELGLLYEPETITGWPVSMQFMPTGDRLLVHFDLLVGGRHTTKILILGPKVH; translated from the coding sequence ATGAGTCAACGGTCTGTTCTTCTCCCGAAAACGATTTTCACAGCTGCGTTGAGACTCTCTTCCGGGGAAGAAAGAGAAACATTTCTAAAAGAAGCCTGTTTTGATGCTCCAGAGCTTCGCTGTTCGGTAGAAAAACTGTTGGCTGCTCAGGAGACACTTGATTCGAATCCTCTCGATAATGCGGTCCAGGCGTTTTCTCCGAAGGCCTCTTTACCCTGCACGATCTCATTTGTCAGTCCCTCGTTAGAGCTTGATAGAGAGATCGACATCTCGAACCATCCGCTCGTCGGTCCTTACAAGCTCTTGGAGCTCTTAGGGGAAGGAGGGATGGGAACCGTCTACATGGCGGAGCAGCAATACCCCATGAAGCGTAAGGTTGCGCTCAAGCTCATTCGCGCGGGAATGGATTCGAGTGAAGTGATCTCACGTTTCGAAGCAGAGCGGCAAGCTCTGGCGATCATGGAGCATCCCAATATCGCAAAAGTCTTGGACGCTGGAACGACAAACACGAAGCGTCCCTATTTCGTTATGGAACTCGTCCGAGGAGTTTCCATTACGGATTATTGTGAGAAGCATCAGCTCAATATTCGGGAGCGGCTGGAACTCTTCATTACTGTTTGTCGCGCAGTTCAGCACGCTCACCATAAAGGGATCATTCATCGAGATTTGAAGCCTTCCAACATTCTGGTGGCTCGACTTGACGGGAAACCTGTCGTCAAGGTGATTGACTTCGGGGTTGCCAAAGCGCTCAATCAGGAACTGACCGAAAGGACTCTGTTTACCCAGTTCGCTCAAATGATTGGGACGCCTGTTTACATGAGCCCGGAACAGGCGGAAATGAACCTGCTGGATGTCGATACTCGTTCGGACATTTATTCACTTGGGGTTCTGCTGTATGAGCTTCTTACAGGCAAGACTCCGTTTCATCGAGCCTCATTTTCCAAGCTCGGCTATGACGGGATTCGGAAAATTCTCAGAGAGGAAATTCCTCTCAAACCAAGCGCGCGTGTGAGTACACTGCGAGTCAACGACAGTTCGACAGTCTCCGGAAGCAAAAATGCGGAATCACGAAAACTTCGACGCTCGCTGAAAGGGGAACTTGATCTCATTGTGATGACGGCTTTGGAGAAGGACCGGGAGCTTCGATACAAAACCGCAATTGAGTTCGCAGAGGATGTTCAGCGATATCTGGATGGTCAACCGATTATTGCATCGCCTCCCACGTTGCTGTATCGGACCCGCAAGTTTTGCACTCGGTATTGGGTTGCGTTAACGATCATGATGATGACATCTGTTGGCCTTCTCACCGGAGGAGGCATTGCGGTTTCTCAGATGCTGCGCGCGATTTCAGCAGAGAAAGAGGCGACGCAACGAGAGAAGCAGGCCAACGACTTGCTTGAAGCATCACGTTTGCACCAAATGTTGACAGCCTTTCGAAGTAAAAACTATTCATACATTGCGAGTCTCCATCTTCCTGAAATTGAAGGGGCCCCTGTCGCTGATTCGTCCAGTTCTGGATCGTTGCGTCGACTCTTATTGAATGCTGGAAGCTTTGCTCCCAAGACGCAGTACCTTCATCCCGCGGCTGTTGAGGATTTCGCGATCTCTCCTGATGGTCAGTCTCTTTTAACAGCCTGTTCCAACGGGGGTGCGTATTTGTGGGAGGTTGAGTCGGGTCGACTGATACGAACCTTCGAACCTCACCCGGAACCTGTGGACGCCGTCGCAATTTCCCCCGATGGACAATTTGTTGTGACCGGAGGCCGCAACGGGGAAGTTTGGGCATGGCATCGAGAGGAGAAAAAGCCACTCAAACTGATTGGCACTTTGCCGACAGGGATCGAAGCGGTTCTTTGGTCGCCTGATGGCGAGTCTCTTGTTGCTGGTGCACGCTACACCGAATTTTGTGTCTGGGATCGGAAATTCAGAGAAGTATTCCGTTCCGAGAACGATCACCGCCACGAGTCTTTTCTCTTTTCTGAAGACAGCAAATTGCTCTATGTGCCAACCCGGACCTCGATCGCAGTTTGGGATGTCTCAGCTGCGGCATTGGTTCATTCGATCCCTTCGGAGTCAATCCTGAACATCCGTACGATGTGCTGGGCCGGTCAAAATCGCCGATACCTTGTGGCTGCTGACAGATTCAGCGATCAGATGGCTGTGATCGATCCGGTAGAACGATCGGAAGTCGCTTTTCTTTCAACGAACGCAATCTATCCGCAGCATCTTGGGGTAAGATCTGATTTGTCACGTTTGGCGTCAGTTTATAACGACGGTCAGTGCCACATTTACGATCTCAATTCGATCCGCCCGGGAGTTGAGGGGCGAACGCTACAAAAGTTGCTCCTTGCCAGTTTTCAGGCGCATAACCCGGAGTACGGCAGGGCATCTGTGGTGAAGTTTCGGGACCATTCTGAAGTTTTGACATCCGGGGCTGATGGGAAAGTGGCTCGCTGGAGCTTATCGGATGGAAACTCCGCCTCGGTGTTGAAACCGCCGAAAGCGTTGTCAGGGCTTCTTCCATCGGGGCCTGATCAACTCCTCTATTTTGTAGGCGGATCGAAGCAACCATTGAGAGTCAGCACGAAAGGGCGCGGTCAAACTCAGATCGATGCGATGTCTTCGGAAGATATCCTAAGCGTCGGGAATTTGTCTGAGCAAGGTTGGTTCCCAGCACGCGTTGGAGATCGAGTTGAAGTTCGAAATATCCATACGGGGCAAGTGCTCGGGACAATCAAAACAACTTTTCAGTTTCGAAACATGATTGAGATTTCGGAAGATGGAACGCGCATCGCTGTTGCTACCGCTGATGATCAAATCCATGTCTGGAGTTCATCAAACGCCTGGGCAGAGTCGGAGCTTCTCACGAAACTACTGATTATTCCAACTTTCGGACTCCGGTTTGCAGACGAAGGAAAAACTTTGATCGCCGACCACGACGATCAATTTCTCATCGAATGGGATCTTGAGAATGACGTTGAAGTCAAGCGAACCAAGGTGACTCCTGGAAATGACCTGGTCGTTTCTGAAGATAATCAACACATTGCTATTGCGACGGAAAATGGATTTCAGATTTGGAACCGAGCAACGAGTGAGGTCATCCTCTCGCGGATTGCAACAAATCGTGTGACATCTCTCTTGTTCTGTGATCATGACCGGGTATTGCTGACGGGGTATTCCGATGGGAAAATCTTTGCATCGCATCTTCCAACAAAAGAAGAACTCGGTCTTTTGTACGAACCCGAAACGATCACGGGATGGCCGGTTTCCATGCAGTTCATGCCAACAGGTGACCGGCTGTTAGTTCATTTCGATTTACTGGTGGGGGGAAGGCACACCACAAAGATTCTTATCCTCGGGCCAAAGGTCCATTGA
- a CDS encoding PSD1 and planctomycete cytochrome C domain-containing protein, translating to MPLMSDFKMPDTSKFPLILLSLVVLLGRATSAEEKKALPAASPQDIEYFEKKIRPILAEHCYSCHSSSAKTVHGGLKVDSAQALYAGGDSGASILPGKPEESLLIAAILYDSDADYQMPPKGKLPESEIAELTEWVRRGAPFPDDGSVETAKQEINMEEARKFWSFQPVHEQPLPTTSTSSWPQKRLDHFVLSAMEKQGLSPSPEADRATLLRRLSFDLIGLPPTPEEIASFVNNPAPDAYEKEVERLLANPHFGERWGRMWLDLARYTDKTASWLDSTGQAYLYRDWVIKAMNDDVPYDDFIHRQLATDFMEETGPEDSPALGFLGLSPNYWKELKLPSEIIKVIVADEWEERVDAVSRTFLGLTVACARCHDHKFDPVTQEDYYALAGVFASTRIYECPTIEEELYAPVRVAREEVKGLEKKLTALKKKKPKPEDEIAELTEKIEDIKNSTPHYNSVMAPGIVEEALFVERKGKTPQEGTNLVYRPEPRDLNLFIRGNPNRLGDVVPRRFLEVLSNENSKPFTNGSGRLELAQSITRESAPLAARVMVNRIWLAHFGRGIVNTPSNFGLSGERPSHPELLDDLAARFIQNGWSLKKLHREIVLSSTYRQSSRIQENQESVDPENIWLSRMNRQRLHVESWRDAMLSTSGELDLTMGGPSKDLKDPKNLRRTIYGTIHRRDMSTMLLMHDFPDPTTHNPQRLSTTTALQGLYVLNGPLLLGRSEKFAERLATEIPDDDSKRIRRAYELLYARKPTPKEIEIGLTFLNQPDEVARAEAWTQYAHVLLASNEFLFVD from the coding sequence ATGCCTTTGATGAGTGATTTCAAAATGCCAGATACGTCGAAATTCCCGCTCATACTTTTGAGTTTGGTTGTTCTTCTTGGAAGAGCCACCAGCGCTGAGGAGAAGAAAGCCCTGCCAGCGGCGTCCCCTCAAGACATTGAGTATTTCGAAAAGAAGATCCGACCTATTCTGGCGGAGCATTGCTACTCATGCCATTCGTCGAGTGCAAAGACTGTTCACGGCGGCCTGAAAGTGGATTCGGCTCAAGCATTGTATGCTGGTGGCGATTCCGGAGCTTCCATTCTCCCCGGCAAACCTGAAGAGAGCTTGTTGATCGCTGCCATCCTGTATGACAGCGATGCCGATTATCAAATGCCGCCAAAAGGGAAGTTGCCCGAGAGCGAGATCGCTGAGTTGACCGAATGGGTCCGCCGTGGAGCCCCCTTCCCGGACGATGGTTCTGTTGAGACCGCAAAACAGGAAATCAACATGGAGGAGGCCAGAAAGTTCTGGTCCTTCCAACCAGTTCATGAGCAACCTCTGCCAACAACATCAACGTCGTCCTGGCCACAAAAGCGGCTCGACCATTTCGTTCTTTCCGCCATGGAAAAGCAAGGGCTCTCTCCCTCTCCAGAAGCGGATCGGGCAACACTGTTGCGCCGCTTAAGCTTTGACCTCATCGGCTTGCCGCCGACCCCAGAAGAGATTGCGTCATTCGTGAACAATCCCGCTCCGGACGCCTACGAAAAAGAAGTCGAAAGGCTGCTGGCGAACCCACACTTCGGCGAACGCTGGGGAAGAATGTGGCTCGACCTGGCTCGCTACACCGATAAGACAGCAAGCTGGCTGGACTCGACTGGACAGGCTTATCTGTATCGAGACTGGGTCATCAAAGCGATGAACGATGATGTCCCCTACGATGACTTTATCCACCGGCAACTCGCCACTGATTTCATGGAAGAGACAGGACCGGAAGATTCCCCTGCACTTGGGTTTCTAGGTCTCAGCCCAAACTACTGGAAAGAACTCAAGCTTCCTTCTGAAATCATCAAAGTGATTGTTGCCGACGAGTGGGAAGAACGTGTCGACGCCGTCAGCCGTACCTTTCTCGGTCTCACCGTTGCATGTGCCCGTTGTCATGACCATAAATTTGATCCCGTGACACAAGAAGATTACTACGCCCTCGCAGGCGTCTTTGCAAGCACTCGAATCTATGAGTGCCCGACAATCGAGGAAGAATTGTATGCCCCTGTTCGCGTTGCGCGTGAAGAGGTGAAAGGTTTAGAGAAAAAACTGACAGCACTCAAAAAGAAAAAGCCCAAGCCTGAAGACGAGATCGCCGAACTGACGGAAAAAATCGAAGACATTAAGAACTCAACTCCGCACTACAATTCAGTGATGGCACCCGGCATCGTAGAAGAGGCACTTTTTGTTGAACGAAAAGGGAAAACGCCTCAAGAGGGAACCAACCTCGTTTATCGACCTGAGCCACGCGATCTCAATTTGTTCATTCGCGGAAACCCAAACCGGCTAGGCGATGTTGTCCCTCGAAGGTTTCTGGAAGTCCTGTCGAATGAAAATTCGAAACCATTCACCAACGGGAGCGGTCGGCTCGAACTTGCTCAATCCATTACACGAGAATCGGCTCCGCTGGCTGCCCGAGTGATGGTCAACCGTATCTGGCTGGCACATTTCGGACGCGGGATTGTCAACACGCCAAGCAACTTCGGACTTTCGGGAGAACGTCCTTCTCACCCGGAACTTCTCGACGACCTGGCTGCACGATTCATTCAGAATGGCTGGTCACTCAAAAAACTTCATCGTGAAATTGTCCTCTCTTCCACATATCGTCAATCGAGTCGTATTCAGGAAAATCAAGAAAGCGTCGACCCCGAGAACATTTGGCTCTCTCGTATGAATCGTCAACGCTTGCACGTCGAATCCTGGCGCGATGCCATGCTGAGCACGAGCGGCGAACTCGACCTGACCATGGGAGGGCCATCAAAAGACTTGAAGGACCCCAAAAATCTTCGCCGAACGATTTACGGAACGATCCACCGACGCGACATGTCGACGATGCTGTTAATGCACGATTTCCCCGACCCGACAACTCATAATCCTCAGCGACTGAGTACCACAACAGCACTTCAAGGGCTGTACGTTCTCAATGGACCGTTGCTGCTAGGTCGGTCAGAGAAGTTCGCTGAACGACTCGCTACCGAAATTCCCGACGACGATTCAAAAAGGATTCGTCGAGCCTACGAGTTGCTGTACGCACGAAAGCCAACCCCAAAAGAAATTGAAATCGGCCTGACATTTCTGAATCAACCAGATGAAGTGGCTCGGGCAGAGGCTTGGACGCAATATGCCCATGTGCTGCTCGCTTCAAATGAATTCCTTTTTGTTGACTGA